GACCGGCACCTGGACCGGCCGCTGCGCGAGGTGGTCCGGGACGAGCCGGACCTGCTGGACCGGACCGGCTGGACCCAGGCGGCGCTCTTCGCGTTCGAGGTGGCGCTGTTCCGGCTGCTCGCCTCCTGGGGGCTGCACCCGGACGCGGTCGGCGGGCACTCGGTCGGCGAACTCACCGCCGCCCACGTGGCGGGGGTGCTCAGCCTGGAGCACGCGGCGGAACTGGTGGCCGCCCGGGGGCGGCTCATGCAGGCCCTGCCCGACGACGGGGCGATGGTGTCGGTCCGGGCCGGTGAGGACGAGATCCGCGCGCTGCTCACCGACGACGTCGACATCGCCGCGGTGAACGGCCCGGAGGCGGTGGTGATCGCCGGTGACCGGGACGCCGTGCTGCGTCTCGCCGACCAGGTCGGACGGTCCGGCCGGCGGACCCGCCCGCTGCGCGTCTCGCACGCCTTCCACTCGGGCCTGATGGACCCGATGCTGGAGGACTTCCGCAAGGTCGCCGAGCGGGTCACCTTCGCCCCGCCGCGCATCCCGCTGGTGTCCAACCTGACCGGTGGCTTCGTCCGGCCCGAGGAGGTGTGCGGCGCCGACCACTGGGTGCGGCACGTCCGGCGGACGGTCCGGTTCGCCGACGGGGTGCGGGCCCTGTACGACGACGGTGTCCGGGTGTTCCTGGAGCTCGGCCCCGACGGCGTGCTGACCGCGCTGGCCCGGGACTGCCTGGCCGACGCCGACCCCGACGAGGTGGCGTTCGTCGCCGCCCAGCGGCGTGACCTGACCGAGCCGCGCGCCCTGGCCACCGCGCTGGGCGAGCTGTTCACCAGCGGCGTCGAGCTGGACTGGGCCGCCGTCTGCGCCGGCCCGGGTGCCCGCCGGGTCGACCTGCCGACGTACGCCTTCCAGCGCAAGCCGTACTGGCTGCGGGCCCGCGCCGGGGCCGACGACCCGGCGGCGCTCGGCCAGCGTCCGGTGGGGCACGCCCTGCTCGGCGCGGCCGTGCGTCCCGCCGACACCGACGGGCTGCTGCTCACCGGCCGGCTCTGCCGGCAGGCCCAGCCGTGGCTCGCCGACCACGCCATGAGCGGCACCGTGCTCTTCCCCGGCACCGGCTTCGTGGAACTGGCCGTCCGGGCCGGCGACGAGGTGGGCGCCACCGTCCTCGACGAACTGCTGGTCGAGGCGCCGCTGCTGCTGCCCGAGGGGGCGGCCGTCCGGATCCAGGTGCGGGTGGACGGGCCGGACGCCGCCGGCCGCCGTCCGGTCACCGTGCACTCCTGCCCCGAGGACGCCGGGGCGGAGGCGGACAGCGCGTGGACCCGGCACGCCAGCGGCCTGCTCGCCGCCGCGCCGACCGACCCGTCCGCCCCGGCCCCGGCTCCCGACCCGCTGACCGCCTGGCCACCGCCCGGCGTCGAGGCGGTGCCGCTCGACGGCGTCTACGACCGGCTGGCCGCCGGCGGGCACGGCTACGGCCCGGCGTTCCAGGGCTGCGCGCGCTGTGGCGGGGCGACGGGGAACTCTTCGCCGAGGTGGTCCTGCCCGGGACGGCGGAGGGCTTCGGCCTGCACCCGGCCCTGCTCGACGCCGCCCTGCACGCCGACATCGTGGCCGGGGAGCCCGACGCCGGTCCCCGGCTGCCGTTCGCCTGGCACGACGTACGGCTGCACGCCACCGGTGCGACCACGCTGCGGGTGCGGCTGCGGCCGCTCGGCGACGGCGCGGTGACCCTGCACGCCACCGACGCGGGTGGCGCGCCGGTGGTCACCGTGGGCGTGCTGCGTACCCGACCGGCCGCGTCGACGCCGGGCGGCGGCGTGCCGGCGGCGCTCCGCGACGCGCTGTTCCACCTCGACTGGCCGGCCGTGCCGGTGCCGCCGGCGACCACGACCGGCGCTGGGCGGTCGACGGGACCGCCGTCGCCGACCTGCCCGGCTGGCCCGGTCCGCGCGGCGACGACCCGCCGCCCGGGTTCGTCCTGCTGCCCTGCGGACCCGGGGTGACCGGGTCGGTCCCGTCGGCCGGCGCGGTGCACGCCGCGACGAGCCGCCGTGCTGGACCGGGTGCAGCGCTGGCTGGCCGACGGGCGCACCGGCGACGCAAGGCTGGTGGTCGCCACCCGCGGCGCGGTCCGGGTCCGACCCGACGCCGACGTACCCGACCTGACCCACGCCGCGGTGTGGGGGCTGGTCCGGTCCGCCCAGACCGAGAACCCGGGCCGGATCGTCCTGGTCGACCTCGACCCGGCCGCCGGTCCGGTCGCGGACCGGGCGGTGCGGCGCACCGTGGCCGCCGCCGTCGCCGCCGGCCACGAGCAGCTCGCCCTGCGCGCCGACACGGTACGGGTGCGCCGGTCGGCTGGCCCGCGCGGCCGGCGTGGTGTCCGGCCGGCCCGCCCCGCCGTTGGACCCGGACGGGGTGGTGCTGGTCACCGGCGGCCTCGGCCAGCTGGGCCGGATCTTCGCCCGGCACCTGGTGGACCGGGGTGCCCGCCGGCTGCTGCTGCTCGGCCGGCGGGGACCGGACGCCCCGGCGCGGCGGCTGGTGGCCGAGCTCGCCGAGGCGGGCGCCGGGTCGACGTCGCCGCCTGCGACACGGCCGACCGGGACGCCCTCGCCGCGCTCCTCGCCGGCCTGGACCGCCGCCGCTGACCGCGGTGGTGCACGCCGCCGGGCTGCTCGACGACGGGGTGATCGGGTCGCTGACCCCGGACCGGGTCGACCGGGTGCTGCGCCCGAAGGTCGACGCGGCGCTGCACCTGCACGAGCTGACCCGCGACACCGAACTGGCCGACTTCGTGGTGTTCTCCTCCGTCGCCGGCGTGCTGGGCGGCCCCGGCCAGGGCAACTACGCCGCCGGGAACGCGTTCCTCGACGCGCTGATGTGGCACCGGCACGCGCGGGGCCTGCCCGGTCGCGCGCTGGCCTGGGGCCTGTGGTCCGGGCCGGACGACGACGGCATGGCCGCCGCACTCTCCGCCGCCGACCGGGCCCGGATGGCCCGCGACGGCATGCGCGCGCTCAGCCCCGAGCAGGGACGGCGCTCTTCGACGCGGCGCGGGAACTGGACGAGGCGGTGCTGGTCGCGGCGGCGTTCGACCCGACCGCCCTGCCGGCCGAACCGGAGGCGGTGCCCGCTGCTGCGCGGCCTGCTGCGCCGGCCGACCCGTCGCACCGCCGCCACCGGTGCCACCGGTGCCACCGGTGCCGCCAGCGTGCCGGACCTGCGGCAGCGGTTGGCCGGGCGGCCCGGAGCGGAGCAGGAGGAGATCCTGGTTCGACCTGGTGTGCCGGGAGGTCGGCACGGTGCTGGGCGCGGAACCGGGCAGCGTCACCGCCGACCAGTTGCTCAGCGACGCCGGCTTCGACTCGCTGACCGCGGTGGAGCTGCGCAACCGCCTCGGTGCCGCGACCGCGCTGCGGCTGTCGCCCACGCTGGTCTTCGACCAGCCCACCCCGCGCCGGATCGTCGGCACCTGCGCGCGGCGCTCGCCGCCGACGGGCCGGCGCTCGGCGAGACCGCGACCACCGTGGGCGAGGTGGACCCGACCGAGACGGTCGGCGCGCTGTTCCGGGACGCCTGCCTCGCCGGCCGTACCGGGGCCGGTTTCGCGTTCCTGCGGGGCGCTGCCCGGCTGCGGCCGACGTCCGGCGCGGTCGCCGACCTCGCCCGTGGTCTCACCCCGGTACGACTCAGCTCCGGCGAGGACACCCCGCTGGTCTGTCTCAGCTCGTACGTGGCCCGGGGCGGGGTGCACGAGTACGTGCGTCTCGCCGCCGAGTTCCGGGGCGAACGGACGGTGTGGGCGCTGCCCAATCCCGGGTTCGCCCCGACCGACCCACTGCCGGCGGACCGGTCGACCGTCGTCGACGTGCAGTCCGCGCTGGTCGCCGCGTGCGTCGGCGACGGACCGTACGTCCTGGTCGGCGCCTCGTCCGGCGGGGTGCTCGCATACGACGTGGCGGCCCGGCAGGCGGCGGCGGGCCATCCCCCGGCGGCGCTGGTGCTGATCGACACCTACCCACCGACCGCGGTGGAGTCGCCGCTCAACCCGTTCCGCGACGCCCTGGTCGGCGGCATGTACGCCCGCGAGGACGCGCTGGCCCGGATGGACTTCCCCCGGCTGACCGCGATGACCTGGTACTTCGAGCTGTTCGAGGGGTGGGAGGCCGGCCCGCCGCCGGTGCCCACGCTGCTGGTGCGGGCCGCGTCGCCGCTGCCCTCGGTCGCGGCCGGCACGGACTGGCGCACCTCCTGGCCGGACGCCGCCGCCATGGTCGACGTGCCGGGGGACCACTTCACCATGCTGGAGACGCACGCCGACACCACCGCTCAGGCGGTACGGGGGTGGGTCGGGGCGCGCCCCGCCCGGTGACACCGGCGGGGCGGGCGGTCGGGGGAAACGGACCGCCCGCCCCGCCGGGCCGGTGACTCAGCCGACGGTCAGAGCGCGACCCCGTGCTCGAAGACGGCGGCGACAGCCTGCGGCAGCGCCGCCGGGGAATCCACGAACACGGCCGGGAACGGGTACCGCAGCGCGTTCATGACCGGGGACGGGCCCACCACCAGGGCGAGCTGCGCGCCGTGCCGCTTCATCTCCCGGCTCACGTGCACCACGCTGATGGGCTTTACCACGTTGTCCACGAACATCTCGCGGATCTCGCCGGCGGTGCGCAGGGTCCGCTGCTCCAGGCAGGAGCAGACCGGCAGGACCGGGTCGCTGAAGGTGAGCGCGTCGATGTGCGCGCGGCTCTGCTCCCGGGCCGCCTCCCGCAACGGACTGTGCACCGCGAGGTCGGCCCCCTCGGTGACGGTGACCATGCCGTCCGGCTGCTCGGCGGCGTACTTCTCCAGCGCGTCCCGGTAGCCGCTGAGCATCACGATCCGGATCCGGCCGCCCGCGTCGGTGCCGAAATCGGCGCTGACGTTGATCCCGTCGCAGCCGGCGACCTCGGCCTCCGGGTCGGCGTCCGGCGGCAGGTACGCCGAGGCGATGCCCTCGGCCCGGTCGGCGTCGTCCCGCTCCGGGCGGTGCTCGCCCCGGGCCAGCAGCTCCATCAGCTCCCGCCGGCCGATCGCACCGGCGACGCAGGCGGCCACCAGGCCGCCCAGGCTCAGCCCGCCGACGAGTGCCGGTCGCAGCCCCTTCTCGACGAGGACGTCCTGGATGCCGAGCTGCGCCGCGGCCAACCCGATCGACGCCACCCGGATCTGCTCCGACTGGTCGACGTGCTCGCCGTCCTGCCGCAGCAGGAGGTCCACGTCGATCCCGGTCCAGCCGGCGGCCTGGGCGAAGGACTCCCGCACCAGGGGGTACGCGGCATGGAAGTCGAGCACCCCGCCCGGCTCGTACCGGAACAGGTTCGTGCCGAACACGGACGCGAGGGCCACGACGCCACCTCAACTGGGAACGGATTTCGCTGTCCCGACCAGGCTAGGTACGACAGTCGAGGGACTCTCCCAGACTTCACGTCCCCCGGCCGCCGGATCCGCCGGCCGGCCCGGTGGGCCGGTTCGCTGCTGCCGGCGACGTGGCGCAGGCGTTGGTAGTGTCCCGCTCATGCCGATCGGTTACCTCGTGACGGTGGCGTTCGTCGCCTGGCTCACGTTCTTCGCGGTCGCCGGGCCGCGCCGCCCGTGGCCGGTCGGCCGGATGAGCTTCTACTTCGGACTGGCCGTCAACGAGCTGCCGTTCCTGGCGATCTACTGGTTGCTCGCGGCGACCGTGTTCACGTTCGTCGAGGGCGACGTCGACCCGCCGGGCGGCTACGCGGTGGTCGCGCTGGCCGGGCTGGTGACGACCGGGCTGGTGGTCGTCGCCGTTCGGGGCGCGCGCGCCGCGCGGACCGTCCGCGACGCGTTGGTCGACGGCCTCGGCGCAGGCTGGCGGGACACCGTGGGCGCCCCCGCCCTGCGCGGGCTGCGCCGGCACCGCCCGATCGTCCGGATCCTCCTGGCGCCGTTCGCGGTACGTCGACACGACGTGCAGCGGATCGCCGACCTGCGCTACGGCGACGCCGGCACCCGCAACCTGCTCGACGTCTACCGCCACCGGTCCCGGCCGGCCGACGGTCCGATCCTGATCCACCTGCACCGGGGCGGGTTCGTCAGCGGCCGGAAGAACCGGGAGGCACGCGCCCTGATCTACCGGCTGGCCAGCCGGGGATGGCTCTGCGTCAGCGCCAACTACCGCCTCCGTCCCGAGGTCGGGTTCCCGGACCACCTGGTGGACGCCAAGAAGGTGATCGCCTGGGCCCGCGCGCACGCCCACGAGTACGGCGGTGACCCGGATACCATCGTCGTCGCGGGCAGCTCCGCCGGCGCCCACCTCGCCGCGACGGCCGCGCTCACCCCGAACGACCCTGCCTTCCAGCCCGGCTTCGCCGACGCCGACACGTCGGTCGCCGCCGCGGTCTGCCTCTACGGCTACTACGGTCCGCTGGCCGCCGACCAGCGACTGCCCTCGGCGCCCGGGGCGTACGTCGGACCGGCCGCCCCACCGTTCTTCGTCGCCCACGGCGACCGGGACACCGTCGTGCTCGTCGAGGGGGTGCGCGAGTTCGTCGCCCGGCTGCGCGACCGCTCCGCGAACCCGGTGGTCTACGCCGAGCTGCCTGGCGCGCAGCACGCGTTCGACCTGTTCCACTCCCTGCGCTTCGACGCCGTCGTGGACGGGGTCGAAGCCTTCACCGCCTGGGTGCTGGCGTCCCGGGCCGGGCACCGCGAGAGCACCCACGAAGGGCAGGGCGACCGGACCGGGAAGGTCGGTCCGGTCGCCCGCACCGGTCACACGTCGCGCAGGAAGTCGTCGTAGTTCCGGTAGTAGTCGGCCTCGTCGTAGTGCTGGGACGCCAGCACCAGGCAGACGCCGTCGGCGGAGAAGCCGACCAGATCCCGCCAGACCATCGGCCCGACGTACAGCCCCGTCCCCGGGTCGTCCAGACGGTATTCGGCTTGCCGGAAGCCGTCGTCGAGGCGGACGGTGAAGCTGCCGTGGGCGGCGATCATCAGCTGCTCCAGCGCTCGGTGCGCGTGCCCGCCCCGCTCGGTGCCGCTACGCATGCCGTGCAGGTAGTACACCCGCCGGATCGGGAACCCGACGGTCGTCTCGCCCTCGACGACCGAGAGTTTTCCCCGGTCGTCGGCGTGCTGCTCGATGTCGATGAGTCGACAGGGTTTCGTCCTGCCGACCGCCGTCCCGGTGATGCTCGCCGCCATCGCCACCTCTCTCGTCAATGGTCCGTCCCACCCGTCCCGTGCAGGGCCGGGGACGTCTCGCCCGCCGTCACTCGCGGGCCACTCCTGTGGCGTCCGCGTGCCGCGCCACCACGGCGGGCGCGTGCCGCACCGCGGTACGGACGATTTCGCTGATCACCGCGACGTCGTCGGCGTCCACCTGCGGCCCGGTGGGCAGGGCGAGCAGCCGCCCGCAGAGCGACTCGGCGTGCGGCAGGGGCCGGGTGTCCGGGCCGAGGTACGGCTGCATCAGGTGCAGCGGCTGCGCGAAGTACGGCCGCGCCCCGACGTTCTCGGCCCGCAGGACGTCGAGCAGGACGTCCCGGTGCAGGCCGCTCTCCTGCGCCGTGACGGTGACCATCAGGTAGTGGTGGTTGTTGCGGTTCGCGCCGTCGAACTCCAGCACGCGCACGCCGGGGATCCCGGCGAGGGCCCGGCGGTACTCCTGGTAGGTGGCCCGGTTGCGGGCGACCAGCTCGTCGAGCGTCTCCAG
The Micromonospora sp. R77 DNA segment above includes these coding regions:
- a CDS encoding alpha/beta hydrolase; this encodes MPIGYLVTVAFVAWLTFFAVAGPRRPWPVGRMSFYFGLAVNELPFLAIYWLLAATVFTFVEGDVDPPGGYAVVALAGLVTTGLVVVAVRGARAARTVRDALVDGLGAGWRDTVGAPALRGLRRHRPIVRILLAPFAVRRHDVQRIADLRYGDAGTRNLLDVYRHRSRPADGPILIHLHRGGFVSGRKNREARALIYRLASRGWLCVSANYRLRPEVGFPDHLVDAKKVIAWARAHAHEYGGDPDTIVVAGSSAGAHLAATAALTPNDPAFQPGFADADTSVAAAVCLYGYYGPLAADQRLPSAPGAYVGPAAPPFFVAHGDRDTVVLVEGVREFVARLRDRSANPVVYAELPGAQHAFDLFHSLRFDAVVDGVEAFTAWVLASRAGHRESTHEGQGDRTGKVGPVARTGHTSRRKSS
- a CDS encoding acyltransferase domain-containing protein → MALASVFGTNLFRYEPGGVLDFHAAYPLVRESFAQAAGWTGIDVDLLLRQDGEHVDQSEQIRVASIGLAAAQLGIQDVLVEKGLRPALVGGLSLGGLVAACVAGAIGRRELMELLARGEHRPERDDADRAEGIASAYLPPDADPEAEVAGCDGINVSADFGTDAGGRIRIVMLSGYRDALEKYAAEQPDGMVTVTEGADLAVHSPLREAAREQSRAHIDALTFSDPVLPVCSCLEQRTLRTAGEIREMFVDNVVKPISVVHVSREMKRHGAQLALVVGPSPVMNALRYPFPAVFVDSPAALPQAVAAVFEHGVAL
- a CDS encoding FdtA/QdtA family cupin domain-containing protein, giving the protein MAASITGTAVGRTKPCRLIDIEQHADDRGKLSVVEGETTVGFPIRRVYYLHGMRSGTERGGHAHRALEQLMIAAHGSFTVRLDDGFRQAEYRLDDPGTGLYVGPMVWRDLVGFSADGVCLVLASQHYDEADYYRNYDDFLRDV
- a CDS encoding polyketide synthase dehydratase domain-containing protein — protein: MVLPGTAEGFGLHPALLDAALHADIVAGEPDAGPRLPFAWHDVRLHATGATTLRVRLRPLGDGAVTLHATDAGGAPVVTVGVLRTRPAASTPGGGVPAALRDALFHLDWPAVPVPPATTTGAGRSTGPPSPTCPAGPVRAATTRRPGSSCCPADPG